CTCGCCTAGCCCTCCTTCGATGAGCCACTGGCTATTGAGCCAGCTTGTGGCTTGGACGGGGCGGAGCTGCACTTTGTCGCCCTCATCCACGACATAGACCGAGGGTCCCTCCGGACCGACCTGGACCGCCCGCTGCGGGACCAGCACCACTCCGGTGCGAACCGATCCGACGAACCGAACCTTGACGAACTGCCCCGGCAGCAACGCCCGCTGCCCCGGAGTCACACCCCGCTCGGGATTGGGGAAGACCACCCGCACGTCGCGGGTCCCGGTCGCGGTGCGCAGTCCCACATCCAGCAGATCCAACCTCCCTGCTTCGGGGTAGATGGTGCCGTCTACGAAGGTGATGACGCCGCGCAATTCATAGACGCCCGCTCCTTGGACCCGCTTCAACGTCCGCTCCCTGAGGCGTTTGAGCAGGAAGGGTTCGGGAACGCTGACGGTCACATACATGGGGTCTACCTGGTGGATGACCGTGAGCAGATCGGTCTGCGCGGACACCAGGCGCCCTTCATAGACCCGGGTGCGCTCGATCAGCCCGGCGATGGGCGCGGTAATGCGGGTATTGTCGAGGTCGAACTGGGCCTTCACCAATTGCGCCTTGGCGCCTTCCAGCGCCGCCTTCGCCGCCAGTTCTTCGGCGACGGCGTCATCCACATCCTTCTGGCTCACCGCTTGCTCGGCGAGCAGCGGTGTAACGCGAGCGTGGTTTTGCTTGGCTTGCACCAGGCGCGCCTCGGTCTGAGCCACCATCGCCTTGGCGTTCGCCCCGGCGGCCTGGAAGGGCACGGGATCGATCTGATAGAGCAGGTCACCCATCTTGACATCGCGGCCTTCCTGGAAAAGACGCTCTTTGACGATACCCGTCACTTGGGGGCGGATCTCCACGGGGCGGGAGGACTCGGTTTGCCCGATGAATTCGGGTTCGTCAACCACCGTTTGAGTCGTCACGGTGATAACCGCAACTTCCGGGATGGGAGTGGCGGGCGGAGCGGCGGCTTCTTGTTGGCAGCCCGACAATGCAGCCAGTACAACCATATAGAGGAGGCTTAGCGCTAGCGTTCGAGCCCGATGAGCCATGCTAGTTCACGCTCAGCGCACGGACGCGCCTCCTGCGATCAAATGATCGAGCGGACCACTCCGCCGTCCACACGGAGCGCCGTTCCGTTCGTCGCAGAGGACAGCGGGCTGGCTATGAACGCAACCAGCGCG
The Pseudomonadota bacterium DNA segment above includes these coding regions:
- a CDS encoding efflux RND transporter periplasmic adaptor subunit, which gives rise to MTTQTVVDEPEFIGQTESSRPVEIRPQVTGIVKERLFQEGRDVKMGDLLYQIDPVPFQAAGANAKAMVAQTEARLVQAKQNHARVTPLLAEQAVSQKDVDDAVAEELAAKAALEGAKAQLVKAQFDLDNTRITAPIAGLIERTRVYEGRLVSAQTDLLTVIHQVDPMYVTVSVPEPFLLKRLRERTLKRVQGAGVYELRGVITFVDGTIYPEAGRLDLLDVGLRTATGTRDVRVVFPNPERGVTPGQRALLPGQFVKVRFVGSVRTGVVLVPQRAVQVGPEGPSVYVVDEGDKVQLRPVQATSWLNSQWLIEGGLGEGERVVVTGLQTILPGSPVKPVPYVAADAVPLADPANTETGAVQ